The Corallococcus soli genome has a window encoding:
- the hscB gene encoding Fe-S protein assembly co-chaperone HscB codes for MRTHFDVFGLPRSHAVDVPALEKQFRELSLQLHPDRVAQGSARERLQALEGTTALNEAYKTLKDPVRRAFYLLKLHGIDLDREDAGAQKDMPLAFLEEVMTLREDLDDAIAAKDLPKAQAMAKDVAARKQAALAEAVAALQGLEGAGDSPDGVRKASHALGRVRYFTRFLEQVDAFEEEVLA; via the coding sequence GTGAGGACCCACTTCGACGTGTTCGGGCTGCCCCGCTCCCACGCCGTGGACGTGCCGGCCCTGGAGAAGCAGTTCCGGGAGCTGTCGCTCCAGCTGCACCCGGACCGCGTGGCCCAGGGCAGCGCCAGGGAGCGGCTCCAGGCCCTGGAGGGCACCACCGCCCTCAACGAGGCCTACAAGACGCTCAAGGACCCGGTGCGCCGGGCCTTCTACCTGCTGAAGCTCCATGGCATCGACCTGGACCGCGAGGACGCCGGCGCGCAGAAGGACATGCCCCTGGCGTTCCTGGAGGAGGTCATGACCCTGCGCGAGGACCTGGACGACGCCATCGCGGCGAAGGACCTGCCCAAGGCCCAGGCCATGGCGAAGGACGTCGCGGCAAGGAAGCAGGCGGCGCTGGCGGAGGCCGTGGCCGCGCTCCAGGGGCTGGAGGGCGCCGGGGATTCACCCGACGGGGTGAGAAAGGCATCGCACGCGCTGGGGCGGGTGCGCTACTTCACGCGCTTCCTCGAGCAGGTGGACGCGTTCGAGGAGGAGGTGCTCGCGTGA
- a CDS encoding HesB/IscA family protein, protein MNEQAQTTQAPQTPPKPAPKGIGLADSAVERLKVLLAERQTPEAGLRIAVKGGGCSGLQYSMEWSEKSRERDKVFEKDGVRVFVDPKSYLYLIGTELVFEQTLMASGFKLNNPNVKAACGCGESFSI, encoded by the coding sequence ATGAACGAGCAGGCCCAGACGACCCAGGCCCCTCAGACGCCCCCCAAGCCGGCGCCCAAGGGCATTGGCCTGGCGGACAGCGCGGTGGAGCGCCTTAAGGTGCTGCTGGCGGAGCGCCAGACGCCGGAGGCGGGGCTGAGAATCGCCGTGAAGGGCGGCGGGTGCTCCGGCCTCCAGTACTCCATGGAGTGGTCGGAGAAGTCCCGCGAGCGCGACAAGGTGTTCGAGAAGGACGGCGTGCGCGTCTTCGTGGATCCGAAGAGCTACCTGTACCTCATCGGCACGGAGCTGGTGTTCGAGCAGACGCTCATGGCCTCCGGCTTCAAGTTGAACAACCCGAACGTGAAGGCCGCCTGCGGCTGTGGAGAGAGCTTCTCCATCTGA
- the iscU gene encoding Fe-S cluster assembly scaffold IscU — protein sequence MAYSEKVIEHYENPRNVGTLDKNDPNVGTGLVGAPACGDVMRLQLKISDSGVIEDARFKTFGCGSAIASSSLVTEWVKGKTVDQAMTISNKDVARELALPPVKIHCSVLAEDAIKAAIEDFKKKRAARQS from the coding sequence ATGGCTTACAGCGAGAAGGTCATCGAGCACTACGAGAACCCCCGCAACGTGGGGACGCTCGACAAGAACGACCCGAACGTGGGCACCGGCCTCGTGGGCGCTCCCGCCTGCGGCGACGTGATGCGCCTCCAGTTGAAGATCAGCGACTCGGGCGTCATCGAGGACGCGCGCTTCAAGACCTTCGGCTGCGGCTCCGCCATCGCGTCCAGCTCGCTCGTCACCGAGTGGGTGAAGGGCAAGACGGTGGACCAGGCGATGACCATCTCCAACAAGGACGTGGCGCGGGAGCTGGCGCTGCCCCCTGTGAAGATCCACTGCTCGGTGCTGGCCGAGGACGCCATCAAGGCCGCCATCGAGGACTTCAAGAAGAAGCGCGCGGCGCGGCAGTCGTAG
- a CDS encoding IscS subfamily cysteine desulfurase, whose protein sequence is MNLPIYMDNHATTPLDPRVLEAMLPYLREDFGNAASRNHAFGWKAEAAVEKARRQVAELIGASEKEIVFTSGATESDNLAIKGVIEFYKSKGDHIITLKTEHKAILDTCKRLERVRQERLDELKLLRLGQLAERDVQPEDVAELAVKFDLESDATYKKWAELPTGGARVTYLDVEPDGRVSLEKLAAAITPKTVLISVMFANNEIGVVQPVAEIGKLCREKGVLFHCDAVQGVGKVPFDVEAMNVDLASISAHKMYGPKGVGALYVRRKPRVRIAPMVDGGGHERGMRSGTLNVASIVGFGMAAEVAKQDLPEEAARLFRLRERLRTGIMEQLDMVVVNGSLEHRMPGSLNISFSYVEGEALMMSIKDVAVSSGSACTSASLEPSYVLRALGVEEDMAHSSIRFGLGRFNTEEEVDFVIRLVVDKVRKLRDMSPLYEMAKEGIDLKSIEWTAH, encoded by the coding sequence CTGAACCTGCCCATCTACATGGACAACCACGCCACCACCCCGCTCGACCCGCGGGTGCTGGAAGCGATGTTGCCCTACCTCCGTGAAGACTTCGGCAACGCGGCCAGCCGCAACCACGCCTTCGGCTGGAAGGCCGAGGCCGCGGTGGAGAAGGCCCGCCGGCAGGTGGCGGAGCTCATCGGCGCGTCGGAGAAGGAGATCGTCTTCACCTCCGGCGCCACCGAGTCCGACAACCTGGCCATCAAGGGCGTCATCGAGTTCTACAAGTCCAAGGGCGACCACATCATCACCCTGAAGACCGAGCACAAGGCCATCCTGGACACCTGCAAGCGCCTGGAGCGCGTGCGCCAGGAGCGGCTGGACGAGCTGAAGCTGCTGCGGCTGGGCCAGTTGGCGGAGCGCGACGTGCAGCCCGAGGACGTGGCGGAGCTGGCCGTGAAGTTCGACCTGGAGTCGGACGCGACGTACAAGAAGTGGGCGGAGCTGCCCACCGGCGGCGCGCGCGTCACCTACCTGGACGTGGAGCCGGACGGCCGCGTGAGCCTGGAGAAGCTGGCCGCGGCCATCACGCCGAAGACGGTGCTCATCTCCGTCATGTTCGCCAACAACGAGATCGGCGTCGTGCAGCCGGTGGCGGAGATTGGGAAGCTGTGCCGTGAGAAGGGCGTGCTCTTCCACTGCGACGCGGTGCAGGGCGTGGGCAAGGTGCCCTTCGACGTGGAGGCGATGAACGTGGACCTGGCGTCCATCAGCGCCCACAAGATGTACGGCCCCAAGGGTGTGGGTGCGCTGTACGTGCGCCGCAAGCCGCGTGTGCGCATCGCCCCCATGGTGGACGGCGGCGGCCATGAGCGCGGCATGCGCAGCGGCACGCTCAACGTGGCCTCCATCGTCGGCTTCGGGATGGCGGCGGAGGTGGCGAAGCAGGACCTGCCCGAGGAGGCCGCCCGCCTGTTCCGCCTGCGCGAGCGGCTGCGCACCGGCATCATGGAGCAGCTGGACATGGTGGTGGTGAATGGCAGCCTGGAGCACCGCATGCCGGGCAGCCTCAACATCTCCTTCTCCTACGTGGAGGGAGAGGCCCTGATGATGTCCATCAAGGACGTGGCGGTGTCGTCCGGGTCCGCGTGCACCTCCGCCTCCCTGGAGCCCTCCTACGTCCTGCGCGCCCTGGGGGTGGAGGAGGACATGGCCCACAGCTCCATCCGCTTCGGCCTGGGCCGCTTCAACACGGAGGAGGAGGTGGACTTCGTCATCCGCCTCGTGGTGGACAAAGTCCGCAAGTTGCGAGACATGAGCCCCCTGTACGAGATGGCCAAGGAAGGCATCGACCTGAAGAGCATCGAGTGGACGGCGCACTAG
- a CDS encoding SPFH domain-containing protein produces MSANAKSQARSSGSEVGGEVAGRPALVRLEGGQDRSRYTDGWRAGKPAEDPDKVKGWGLITARPSEFLIHMRRGRVREVSGQGASCFKLPGDSVAIVPTSIQRLQFTADQVTSEKVGVAVTGLAVYRIAEPLVAFRMLNFSYPERAQEKLAELLREMFVGAARRLVANLTVEECLTRRKEGIAEELMREIAPVLSGQGRLEDRTDAGWGVLLDTIEIQDVRVLSASVFEHMQARFRREQERQAREAELAKERFVRREETEGERVLNLQKLAAREEVRQRTQATEEQARLEQLAVEARVAGTRLAQERQAQQEQTAVEREVALAKLAAQEEVRTQTQAAEEQARLEALAAEARLTEAQLHGERQLAFNRAQGELEQLRLAQEAEVAKAQVELERLRRQQEAEAARHEIQLAEARQEAEQLAARLQVLLAKQSIAEAEAGITELELRRTRAQQGLELERMKTLREIENTVSPEVIQMTLARQLPQVAAAFQQKMGEVHVTAVDGANPFGYIAAAVEGVMGLARSAGLKVPAPTHAMPVE; encoded by the coding sequence ATGAGCGCCAACGCGAAGTCGCAGGCCCGGAGCAGCGGTTCGGAGGTCGGTGGGGAGGTGGCGGGACGGCCGGCCCTGGTCCGCCTGGAGGGGGGCCAGGACCGCAGCCGCTACACGGACGGGTGGCGGGCGGGGAAGCCCGCGGAGGATCCGGACAAGGTGAAGGGGTGGGGCCTCATCACCGCGCGGCCCAGCGAGTTCCTCATCCACATGCGCCGGGGCCGCGTGCGCGAGGTGAGCGGGCAGGGCGCCAGCTGCTTCAAGCTGCCGGGGGACTCGGTGGCCATCGTGCCCACCAGCATCCAGCGGCTGCAGTTCACCGCGGATCAGGTGACGAGCGAGAAGGTGGGCGTCGCGGTGACGGGGCTCGCGGTGTACCGCATCGCGGAGCCGCTGGTGGCCTTCCGGATGCTCAACTTCAGCTACCCGGAGCGGGCGCAGGAGAAGCTGGCGGAGCTGCTGCGGGAGATGTTCGTGGGCGCGGCGCGAAGGCTCGTCGCGAACCTCACCGTGGAGGAGTGCCTCACGCGGCGCAAGGAGGGCATCGCGGAGGAGCTGATGCGGGAGATCGCCCCCGTGCTCTCCGGGCAGGGCCGGCTGGAGGACCGCACGGACGCGGGCTGGGGCGTGCTCCTGGACACGATTGAGATCCAGGACGTGCGCGTGCTGTCCGCGTCCGTCTTCGAGCACATGCAGGCCCGCTTCCGCCGGGAGCAGGAGCGGCAGGCGCGGGAGGCGGAGCTCGCGAAGGAGCGCTTCGTGCGGCGCGAGGAGACGGAGGGCGAGCGCGTGCTCAACCTCCAGAAGCTCGCCGCGCGGGAGGAGGTGCGCCAGCGCACGCAGGCCACCGAGGAGCAGGCGCGGCTGGAGCAGCTGGCGGTGGAGGCGCGCGTCGCCGGCACGCGGCTCGCGCAGGAGCGGCAGGCGCAGCAGGAGCAGACGGCGGTGGAGCGCGAGGTGGCGCTCGCGAAGCTGGCCGCGCAGGAAGAGGTGCGCACCCAGACGCAGGCCGCGGAGGAGCAGGCGCGGCTGGAGGCGCTGGCCGCCGAGGCCCGCCTCACGGAGGCGCAGCTCCACGGTGAGCGGCAGCTCGCGTTCAACCGCGCGCAGGGTGAGCTGGAGCAGCTGCGGCTGGCCCAGGAGGCGGAGGTGGCCAAGGCCCAGGTGGAGCTGGAGCGCCTGCGCCGGCAGCAGGAGGCGGAGGCCGCGCGCCATGAAATCCAGCTGGCGGAGGCACGGCAGGAGGCCGAGCAACTGGCCGCCCGGCTCCAGGTGCTGCTGGCGAAGCAGTCCATCGCGGAGGCGGAGGCCGGCATCACGGAGCTGGAGCTGCGGCGCACCCGGGCACAGCAGGGCTTGGAACTGGAGCGCATGAAGACGCTGCGCGAGATTGAGAACACGGTGAGCCCGGAGGTCATCCAGATGACGCTGGCGCGGCAGCTCCCCCAGGTGGCGGCGGCCTTCCAGCAGAAGATGGGCGAGGTGCACGTGACGGCGGTGGATGGGGCGAACCCCTTTGGCTACATCGCCGCCGCGGTGGAGGGCGTGATGGGGCTGGCGCGCTCGGCGGGGCTGAAGGTGCCAGCGCCGACGCACGCGATGCCGGTGGAGTAG
- a CDS encoding protein-disulfide reductase DsbD family protein yields MNGMKLTGVVVALVAGLAVAVVPWVLPTGPSAGLDAARFLESGSLLWGAGVVFAGGLLTAMTPCVYPLIPITVSVFGARKAEGRGRSLALTSAYIVGMGVVFSALGILAAKTGQAFGSMLGSPVVVTVLALFLLLLASSMFGAFELALPSSLQTKLTNVGGAGLAGAFLMGSVSGFLAAPCTGPVLTGLLAFVAKTANTTLGATLLFIYALGIGVPFFLIGVFTVRLPRGGVWMEWVKSVLGIMLVALAFSYLKDAFPWARDTVKTLGDQVGQVPGALIAAVLTALGVLAGAVHRSFKEGTRDFGFKALGVVLVVGALVVRGGALDARPTGALWVRLGLAQPPTAPAWQWHHVMPPKTATFDAKQFEQVLASAKAEGRPVLIDFFADWCAACKELDRETYPSNPVITQAESGRFLNIKIDATNSEEHLDALMEKLGVEGLPTVAFVHPDGTVLTKPRVTGFLAPEPFAAEMRKVVVQ; encoded by the coding sequence ATGAATGGAATGAAGCTGACAGGGGTGGTGGTCGCCCTCGTGGCGGGCCTCGCGGTGGCGGTGGTGCCGTGGGTGCTGCCCACGGGCCCCAGCGCCGGGCTGGACGCGGCCCGGTTCCTGGAGTCCGGCAGCCTCCTCTGGGGCGCCGGGGTGGTGTTCGCGGGCGGGCTGCTCACCGCGATGACGCCGTGCGTGTACCCGCTCATCCCCATCACGGTGTCGGTGTTCGGCGCGAGGAAGGCGGAGGGGCGCGGCCGTTCGTTGGCGCTGACGTCGGCGTACATCGTGGGCATGGGCGTGGTGTTCAGCGCGCTGGGCATCCTGGCGGCGAAGACGGGCCAGGCCTTCGGCTCCATGCTGGGCAGTCCGGTGGTGGTGACGGTGCTGGCGCTGTTCCTGCTGCTGCTGGCGTCGTCCATGTTCGGCGCGTTCGAGCTGGCGCTGCCGTCGTCGCTCCAGACGAAGCTGACGAACGTAGGCGGCGCGGGCCTCGCGGGCGCGTTCCTGATGGGCAGCGTGTCCGGGTTCCTGGCGGCGCCCTGCACGGGGCCGGTGCTGACGGGCCTGCTGGCGTTCGTGGCGAAGACGGCGAACACGACGCTGGGCGCGACGCTGCTGTTCATCTACGCGCTGGGCATCGGCGTGCCGTTCTTCCTCATCGGCGTGTTCACGGTGCGGCTGCCGCGCGGTGGCGTGTGGATGGAGTGGGTGAAGAGCGTGCTGGGCATCATGCTGGTGGCGCTCGCGTTCTCGTACCTGAAGGACGCCTTCCCCTGGGCGCGCGACACGGTGAAGACGCTGGGGGACCAGGTGGGGCAGGTGCCCGGAGCGCTCATCGCCGCGGTGCTGACGGCCCTGGGCGTGCTGGCGGGCGCGGTGCACCGCTCGTTCAAGGAAGGCACGCGCGACTTCGGCTTCAAGGCGCTGGGCGTGGTGCTGGTGGTGGGCGCGCTGGTGGTGCGCGGTGGCGCGCTGGACGCACGGCCCACGGGCGCGCTGTGGGTGCGCCTGGGGCTGGCGCAGCCTCCCACGGCGCCGGCCTGGCAGTGGCACCACGTGATGCCGCCGAAGACGGCCACGTTCGACGCGAAGCAGTTCGAACAGGTGCTCGCGAGCGCGAAGGCGGAGGGGCGGCCGGTGCTCATCGACTTCTTCGCGGACTGGTGCGCGGCCTGCAAGGAGCTGGACCGGGAGACGTACCCGTCGAACCCGGTCATCACCCAGGCGGAGTCCGGGCGCTTCCTCAACATCAAGATCGACGCGACCAACAGCGAGGAGCACCTGGACGCGCTGATGGAGAAGCTGGGCGTGGAGGGCCTGCCCACCGTGGCCTTCGTGCACCCGGACGGCACGGTGCTGACGAAGCCGCGCGTGACGGGCTTCCTGGCACCGGAGCCCTTCGCCGCGGAGATGCGCAAGGTCGTCGTGCAGTAG
- a CDS encoding fatty acyl-AMP ligase, with amino-acid sequence MLPANAPVETLTDLLRWRTQRHPESYAYTFLPDGDGAEQNWTYAELDRQARAVAAQLQEYKAQGERALLLYPPGLEYLGAFYGCLYANVIAVPAYPPQYFQSISRILSILQDARPRFALTTAAILETVRALQGEYPQLGDIQWIATDALPGGIEETWKAPTVKGDSLAFLQYTSGSTSTPKGVRVLHRNLMSNQAMIQRGMGLDEQSTVVSWLPLYHDMGLIGTVMQALYNGSRAVLMSPWSFLQKPARWLRAISHYRAALSGAPNFAYALCVRKVKPEQQEGLDLSSWRIAFNGAEPVRADTLHRFAETFAPVGFQRQALYPCYGLAEATLFVTGVPPDTGFSTRTVDASALEKHRVVTVEPGTANSRPVVSSGRSWGDSLIRIVEPEAFKARADGEVGEIWVAGPHITQGYWGRAETDSQTFGARIAGSDEGPFLRTGDLGFLLDGELFVTGRLKDMIIIDGRNHYPHDIEQTVEGLHPAFRMGSGAAFSVERDNEEKLVVLVEIDRRYVPPAEGAALELQLATKKVQQAVAAAHSVEVHDVVLLKADEVLKTSSGKTQRRACRAKYLEGTFERWTG; translated from the coding sequence ATGCTGCCAGCCAATGCCCCCGTTGAGACCCTGACCGACCTGCTGCGCTGGCGCACCCAGCGCCACCCGGAGTCCTACGCCTATACCTTCCTGCCGGATGGAGACGGCGCCGAACAGAACTGGACCTACGCCGAACTGGACCGTCAGGCGCGCGCCGTCGCGGCGCAGCTCCAGGAGTACAAGGCCCAGGGCGAACGGGCGCTGCTGCTCTATCCCCCGGGGCTGGAGTACCTGGGCGCGTTCTACGGCTGCCTCTACGCGAACGTCATCGCCGTGCCGGCCTATCCGCCGCAGTACTTCCAGTCCATCTCGCGCATCCTCTCCATCCTGCAGGATGCCAGGCCGCGCTTCGCGCTCACCACCGCCGCCATCCTGGAGACCGTGCGGGCCCTCCAGGGTGAGTACCCGCAGCTCGGGGACATCCAGTGGATCGCCACGGACGCGCTGCCAGGGGGCATCGAGGAGACGTGGAAAGCCCCCACCGTGAAGGGGGACAGCCTGGCCTTCCTCCAGTACACGTCCGGCTCCACGTCGACGCCCAAGGGCGTCAGGGTGCTGCACCGCAACCTGATGTCGAACCAGGCGATGATCCAGCGCGGCATGGGCCTGGATGAGCAGTCCACCGTCGTCAGCTGGCTGCCGCTCTACCACGACATGGGGCTCATCGGGACCGTGATGCAGGCGCTCTACAACGGCTCGCGCGCGGTGCTGATGTCGCCGTGGTCCTTTCTCCAGAAGCCGGCGCGCTGGCTGCGCGCCATCAGCCATTACCGCGCCGCGCTCAGCGGAGCCCCCAACTTCGCCTACGCGCTCTGCGTGCGGAAGGTGAAGCCCGAACAGCAGGAGGGCTTGGACCTCAGCTCCTGGCGGATCGCCTTCAACGGCGCGGAGCCCGTGCGCGCGGACACGCTGCACCGCTTCGCGGAGACCTTCGCCCCGGTGGGCTTCCAGCGGCAGGCCCTCTATCCCTGCTACGGACTGGCGGAAGCCACGCTCTTCGTCACGGGTGTGCCCCCTGACACGGGGTTCAGCACGCGCACCGTGGACGCCAGCGCGCTGGAGAAGCACCGCGTCGTCACGGTCGAGCCCGGCACGGCGAACTCACGGCCGGTGGTCAGCAGCGGAAGGAGCTGGGGAGACTCGCTCATCCGCATCGTGGAGCCGGAGGCGTTCAAGGCCCGCGCGGACGGCGAGGTGGGCGAAATCTGGGTCGCGGGTCCCCATATCACCCAGGGTTACTGGGGGCGCGCGGAGACGGACTCACAGACTTTCGGCGCCCGCATCGCGGGCAGCGACGAGGGGCCCTTCCTGCGCACGGGGGACCTGGGCTTCCTGCTGGACGGGGAGCTGTTCGTCACCGGGCGCCTCAAGGACATGATCATCATCGACGGGCGCAACCACTATCCCCACGACATCGAGCAGACCGTCGAAGGACTGCACCCGGCCTTCCGCATGGGCAGCGGCGCGGCGTTCTCCGTCGAGCGCGACAACGAGGAGAAGCTGGTGGTGCTGGTGGAGATCGACCGTCGCTACGTCCCGCCCGCGGAGGGCGCGGCGCTGGAGCTGCAGCTGGCGACCAAGAAGGTCCAGCAGGCCGTCGCCGCCGCCCACTCCGTGGAGGTGCACGACGTCGTGCTGCTGAAGGCGGACGAGGTGCTCAAGACGTCCAGCGGCAAGACGCAGCGCCGGGCGTGCCGCGCGAAGTACCTGGAAGGCACGTTCGAGCGCTGGACGGGCTGA
- a CDS encoding MFS transporter, with protein sequence MTTTATETEHPPTFPLAFAVLIWLGQCVSLLGSGLTSFALGVWMYETTGGVTRFALVMLSATLPAILLGPVAGALVDRWNRRWVLILSDSVAGLMSLVLATLLFSGNLQPWHAYVTTAVVSAASAFQQPAFSVLVSTVIPPQYLGRANGMVQLGLAASQLIAPLASASLMATIHLQGILVIDAVTFILGTMPLLLLRIPKRFLTTPVNEERPSLSDSVRAGARYLRTSPGLLVLIGLLATSNFFVGVVEVLVTPLVLSLSNVSALAALTTAGGIGLLVGSLAMSAWGSPRRMVHGILAVQLISGVLFILVGCVTSIPLLTGIAFCFFFSIPLVNGASQTLLQRKVPLELRGRVFAFTGTLTGAMLPLAYTLAGPLADRVFEPALRPGGALAALLGGFVGEGAGRGIAVMFILAGILTMLVTVFAALSRPLRGLDGPDAPPTGEVASSP encoded by the coding sequence ATGACGACGACCGCCACCGAGACCGAGCACCCGCCGACGTTCCCCCTCGCGTTCGCCGTCCTCATCTGGCTGGGGCAGTGCGTGTCCCTGCTGGGCTCCGGGCTGACCAGCTTCGCGCTGGGTGTCTGGATGTACGAAACCACCGGCGGGGTGACGCGCTTCGCGCTCGTCATGCTGTCCGCCACGCTCCCCGCCATCCTGCTGGGGCCCGTGGCTGGCGCGCTGGTGGATCGCTGGAACCGCCGCTGGGTGTTGATCCTCAGTGACTCCGTCGCCGGCCTGATGTCGCTGGTGCTCGCGACGCTGCTGTTCAGCGGCAACCTCCAGCCGTGGCATGCGTACGTCACCACCGCCGTGGTGTCGGCGGCCAGCGCGTTCCAGCAACCGGCCTTCAGCGTGTTGGTGTCCACGGTCATTCCGCCCCAGTACCTGGGCCGCGCGAACGGGATGGTGCAGTTGGGGCTGGCCGCCTCGCAGCTCATCGCGCCCCTGGCGAGCGCGTCGCTGATGGCGACCATCCACCTGCAAGGCATCCTGGTCATCGACGCGGTGACGTTCATCCTGGGCACCATGCCGCTGCTGCTGTTGCGCATCCCCAAGCGGTTCCTGACGACGCCCGTCAACGAGGAGCGGCCGTCGCTGTCGGACTCGGTGCGCGCGGGGGCGCGCTACCTGCGCACGTCGCCCGGCCTGCTGGTCCTCATCGGCCTGCTGGCCACGAGCAACTTCTTCGTGGGCGTCGTGGAGGTGCTCGTCACCCCGCTGGTGCTCTCCCTGTCCAACGTGAGCGCGCTGGCGGCGCTCACCACCGCGGGCGGCATCGGCCTGCTCGTGGGCAGCCTGGCGATGAGCGCCTGGGGCAGCCCCCGCCGGATGGTCCACGGCATCCTCGCGGTCCAGCTCATCAGCGGGGTGCTCTTCATCCTCGTGGGCTGTGTCACGTCCATCCCGCTGCTGACGGGCATCGCGTTCTGCTTCTTCTTCAGCATCCCGCTCGTCAACGGCGCCAGCCAGACGCTGCTCCAGCGCAAGGTCCCGCTGGAGCTGCGCGGGCGCGTGTTCGCCTTCACCGGCACCCTCACCGGCGCCATGCTCCCGCTGGCCTACACCCTCGCCGGCCCGCTGGCGGACCGGGTGTTCGAACCGGCCCTGCGTCCGGGCGGTGCGCTCGCCGCGCTCCTGGGGGGCTTCGTCGGCGAAGGCGCCGGCCGAGGCATCGCGGTGATGTTCATCCTCGCGGGCATCCTGACGATGCTCGTGACCGTGTTCGCCGCGCTGTCGCGTCCGCTGCGCGGACTGGATGGCCCCGATGCCCCCCCCACCGGCGAAGTCGCCAGCAGCCCCTGA